The following proteins are encoded in a genomic region of Salinicoccus sp. RF5:
- a CDS encoding MerR family transcriptional regulator, translating into MKEMNQAIYYTTAQVKDKVELSDQNVRKYVRLLEDRKYEVAKDEHNRRLFSQGDVEVLKAFIKLAKQPGYTLETAADEIIEEVPSIVTETSQNVPANVTNSDINQMLGVVMDKLEAMQQENRELKNNVHRLVEKLDEYGKYSQTLSLQYKDEDKNEEWNHSAGSEDAEVYEDVQYEETPRTDDGEKEDAGERMIYTSDIGDQEKSSASNVDMSNYDAAEDDSEREETGSAAQSNRQDEEEKGGYFSKLFSMFKK; encoded by the coding sequence ATGAAGGAAATGAATCAGGCGATATACTATACTACTGCTCAAGTAAAAGATAAAGTGGAACTGTCAGATCAGAACGTTCGAAAGTACGTTAGGCTGCTTGAAGACAGGAAGTACGAAGTTGCTAAAGATGAACATAATAGAAGACTGTTTTCACAAGGGGATGTAGAGGTCCTGAAAGCTTTCATCAAACTTGCAAAACAGCCAGGTTATACATTGGAGACAGCGGCAGACGAAATCATCGAAGAGGTACCGAGCATTGTTACGGAAACTTCCCAGAATGTTCCTGCCAACGTTACCAATAGCGATATCAATCAAATGCTTGGAGTTGTCATGGATAAACTGGAAGCGATGCAGCAGGAAAACAGGGAGCTCAAGAACAATGTACATAGGCTGGTTGAAAAGCTTGATGAGTATGGTAAATACTCTCAAACACTGTCACTTCAATATAAAGATGAAGATAAGAATGAAGAGTGGAATCACTCTGCTGGATCAGAGGATGCGGAAGTATATGAAGACGTACAGTATGAGGAAACGCCTCGGACAGATGATGGAGAAAAAGAAGATGCTGGCGAAAGAATGATCTATACAAGCGATATCGGGGACCAGGAGAAAAGTAGTGCCTCAAACGTGGATATGAGCAATTATGATGCTGCGGAAGATGATTCCGAAAGAGAAGAAACTGGTAGTGCCGCCCAGTCGAATAGACAGGACGAAGAAGAAAAAGGTGGTTACTTCAGCAAGTTGTTCAGCATGTTTAAAAAATAG